One genomic window of Polyangium aurulentum includes the following:
- a CDS encoding SPOR domain-containing protein translates to MSVRGDIGDRGSIRNLEEIQEADPSARSSRLGALVLASLGGACIVFAAVALLRTPTRPRAESLDPLGDLVAKAHPAGVKVEPKRPDLAGHEITFPTMLSDTKNTTALEAVRSPQAPVRAAPEGAQAPSIVPPEAVADRLPPAPLPAQHILQAPPDTATPRDSLTQMARHVAREDGSEIAGAGMPGGYQLQVSSFKTQAEGEKFAAALRRRGHRAYVEPANVKGRGLWYRVRIGPFKYKHSAVIYRQDFEAKERLVTFIVEPPKPTAKVSEAADDAEP, encoded by the coding sequence ATGAGCGTGCGAGGCGACATCGGCGACCGCGGATCCATTCGCAACCTCGAGGAGATCCAGGAGGCCGATCCGAGCGCGCGCTCGTCGCGCCTCGGGGCGCTCGTGCTCGCCTCGCTCGGGGGTGCGTGCATCGTCTTCGCCGCCGTCGCGCTCCTGCGCACGCCGACGAGGCCGCGGGCGGAGAGCCTCGATCCGCTCGGCGATCTCGTGGCCAAGGCGCACCCGGCCGGCGTGAAGGTCGAGCCGAAGAGGCCCGATCTCGCGGGGCACGAGATCACCTTCCCGACGATGCTGTCGGACACCAAGAACACGACCGCGCTCGAGGCGGTGCGCTCCCCGCAGGCGCCCGTGCGCGCGGCGCCGGAGGGGGCGCAGGCGCCCTCGATCGTGCCGCCGGAGGCCGTCGCGGATCGTCTGCCGCCGGCTCCCTTGCCTGCCCAGCACATCCTGCAAGCGCCGCCGGATACGGCGACGCCGAGGGACTCGCTCACGCAGATGGCGCGGCACGTGGCGCGCGAGGACGGCTCGGAGATCGCGGGGGCGGGGATGCCGGGCGGGTATCAGCTCCAGGTCAGCTCGTTCAAGACGCAGGCCGAGGGCGAGAAGTTCGCGGCGGCGCTGCGTCGTCGCGGGCATCGGGCCTACGTGGAGCCGGCGAACGTGAAGGGCCGGGGGCTTTGGTATCGGGTGCGCATCGGCCCGTTCAAGTACAAGCACTCGGCCGTGATTTACCGGCAGGATTTCGAGGCGAAGGAGCGGCTCGTCACGTTCATCGTCGAGCCGCCGAAGCCGACGGCGAAGGTGAGCGAGGCGGCGGACGACGCCGAGCCGTAG